One window of the Rhizobiaceae bacterium genome contains the following:
- a CDS encoding sarcosine oxidase subunit delta produces MLLIRCPYCEEERPELEFRNAGEAHIARPADMAAISDDDFEKFFFIRSNEKGIVYERWRHIHGCARFFNAVRDTITDKFVMTYKAGEPKPDISAASSGPAAWANRPPDQLNEKKPARKRAPKKGEA; encoded by the coding sequence ATGCTTCTCATCCGCTGCCCCTACTGCGAAGAGGAACGTCCGGAACTCGAATTCCGCAACGCCGGTGAGGCGCATATCGCGCGTCCGGCGGATATGGCGGCGATCAGCGACGACGACTTCGAAAAGTTCTTTTTCATCCGCTCGAACGAGAAGGGCATCGTCTATGAGCGCTGGCGGCATATCCATGGCTGCGCGCGCTTCTTCAACGCCGTGCGCGACACGATCACCGACAAGTTCGTCATGACCTACAAGGCCGGCGAGCCGAAGCCGGACATTTCCGCCGCATCGTCCGGCCCGGCCGCATGGGCCAACCGTCCGCCGGACCAGCTCAACGAGAAGAAGCCTGCGCGCAAGCGGGCGCCGAAGAAGGGAGAGGCGTGA